In the genome of Halobacterium noricense, one region contains:
- the mutS gene encoding DNA mismatch repair protein MutS, whose amino-acid sequence MDAALGPPDQMAANESDLTPMMSQYFELTRRYEDALVLFQVGDFYELFCDAAEAAARICEITLTAREDSTGKYPMAGVPIDNAEPYIDDLLDAGYRVAVADQVEDPDEVTGVVERAVTRVVTPGTLTEDELLAGDDNNFVATVAAAENGGFGLALLDVSTGDFYATSLPNAARVRDELGRFAPAELVTGPGVAAERFDDGTFVAEYDDAAFDDERAEATVEAYFGSVDALAGDAEVAACGALLDYAEYTRGGVASRSDSTRRPDADASGGSEDGDRLDYLNHLTRYDPREHLQMDAVALRSLEVFEQRSVHGAAGTALVDVLDETACALGRRTLTDWLRRPLTDADEIEARHEAVGELLADPLTREELHEHLRDVYDVERLISRVSRGRANARDLRALKDTLDVVPEIRGLLADADSEKLRELRASLDDLPEIRDLLSRAIVPDPPQELTEGGVIRDDYDEALDGLRETERSGKRWIDELEQQERERTGVDSLKVGHNAVHGYYIEVTNPNLDAVPDNYQRRQTLKNSERFVTPELKEREDDIVRAEQRSQDLEYDLFREVRSRVAEEAERVQATAAAVASVDALASFATVAASHDYARPEMGGDGIHIEGGRHPVVERTEAGFVPNDTDLTPERRVAVITGPNMSGKSTYMRQVALVSLLAQAGSFVPAASARLRVVDRIFTRVGASDDIAGGRSTFMVEMTELSSILRAATENSLVLLDEVGRGTSTTDGLAIARAVTEYVHDELGATTLFATHHHELTADADRLADAVNLHFGATRAGDGVPASETSGGSSCERREYDGITFQHEVRDGPATASYGIEVAQTAGVPETVVERAREFLDAVDVDEQHAERDADVNEETETSATEVDAEANESAVESSLRDVNVAELTPVEALNVLNDLKRDLD is encoded by the coding sequence ATGGACGCGGCGCTCGGGCCACCCGACCAGATGGCCGCCAACGAGAGCGACCTCACGCCGATGATGAGCCAGTACTTCGAGCTCACGCGGCGCTACGAGGACGCGCTCGTGCTCTTCCAGGTCGGGGACTTCTACGAACTCTTCTGTGACGCGGCGGAGGCGGCCGCCCGCATCTGCGAGATTACGCTGACCGCACGCGAGGACTCGACCGGCAAGTATCCGATGGCGGGCGTGCCCATCGACAACGCGGAGCCGTACATCGACGACCTGCTGGACGCGGGCTACCGGGTCGCGGTCGCCGACCAGGTCGAGGACCCCGACGAGGTCACGGGGGTCGTCGAGCGCGCGGTCACTCGGGTCGTGACGCCGGGGACGCTGACCGAAGACGAACTGCTCGCGGGCGACGACAACAACTTCGTCGCGACGGTCGCCGCAGCAGAAAATGGTGGGTTCGGCCTCGCGCTGCTGGACGTCTCGACGGGCGACTTCTACGCGACGAGCCTCCCGAACGCGGCGCGCGTGCGGGACGAACTCGGGCGATTCGCACCCGCCGAACTCGTCACCGGACCCGGCGTGGCAGCGGAGCGCTTCGACGACGGGACGTTCGTCGCCGAGTACGACGACGCGGCGTTCGACGACGAGCGCGCCGAGGCGACCGTGGAGGCGTACTTCGGGAGCGTGGACGCGCTCGCCGGCGACGCCGAAGTCGCAGCCTGTGGCGCGCTCCTCGATTACGCCGAGTACACGCGCGGGGGTGTCGCGTCGCGTAGCGACTCGACACGTCGTCCGGACGCGGATGCGTCCGGCGGAAGCGAAGACGGCGACCGGCTGGACTACCTGAACCACCTGACGCGGTACGACCCCCGCGAGCACCTCCAGATGGACGCAGTGGCGCTGCGCAGCCTCGAAGTGTTCGAGCAGCGCAGCGTCCACGGCGCGGCGGGCACGGCGCTCGTGGACGTGCTCGACGAGACGGCGTGCGCACTCGGGCGGCGGACGCTCACGGACTGGCTGCGCCGACCGTTGACCGACGCCGACGAAATCGAGGCGCGCCACGAGGCGGTCGGCGAACTGCTCGCGGACCCCCTGACGCGGGAGGAACTCCACGAGCACCTGCGGGACGTCTACGACGTCGAACGACTGATTTCCCGCGTGTCGCGGGGTCGTGCGAACGCCCGGGACCTCCGCGCGCTGAAGGACACCCTCGACGTGGTGCCCGAGATTCGCGGGCTGCTGGCGGACGCAGATAGCGAGAAGCTCCGGGAGCTCCGTGCGAGCCTCGACGACCTCCCGGAGATCCGGGACTTGCTCTCGCGAGCCATCGTCCCCGACCCGCCCCAGGAACTCACGGAGGGCGGCGTCATCCGGGACGACTACGACGAGGCGCTGGACGGCCTCCGGGAGACCGAGCGCTCGGGGAAGCGCTGGATAGACGAGTTGGAGCAACAGGAGCGCGAGCGCACGGGCGTCGACTCGCTGAAGGTCGGCCACAACGCGGTCCACGGCTACTACATCGAGGTGACGAATCCGAATCTCGACGCCGTCCCCGACAACTACCAGCGCCGCCAGACGCTGAAGAACTCCGAGCGGTTCGTCACGCCCGAACTCAAGGAGCGCGAGGACGACATCGTGCGCGCCGAGCAGCGCTCTCAGGACCTCGAATACGACCTGTTCCGCGAGGTGCGGAGCCGGGTCGCCGAGGAGGCCGAGCGCGTGCAGGCGACGGCAGCGGCGGTCGCGTCCGTGGACGCGCTCGCGTCGTTCGCAACGGTCGCCGCGAGCCACGACTACGCGCGCCCCGAGATGGGCGGCGATGGCATCCACATCGAGGGCGGCCGTCACCCGGTCGTGGAGCGCACGGAAGCCGGGTTCGTGCCCAACGACACGGACCTCACGCCCGAGCGGCGGGTCGCGGTCATCACGGGGCCGAACATGAGCGGGAAGTCGACGTACATGCGCCAGGTCGCGCTCGTCTCGCTGCTCGCGCAGGCCGGGAGCTTCGTTCCCGCGGCGAGCGCGCGACTCCGCGTCGTCGACCGCATCTTCACCCGCGTGGGCGCGAGCGACGACATCGCGGGCGGGCGCTCGACGTTCATGGTCGAGATGACCGAGCTCTCCTCGATTCTGCGCGCGGCCACCGAAAACTCGCTCGTCCTGCTGGACGAGGTCGGCCGCGGCACCTCGACGACGGACGGCCTCGCCATCGCGCGCGCCGTCACCGAGTACGTCCACGACGAACTCGGCGCGACGACGCTGTTCGCGACGCACCACCACGAACTCACGGCGGACGCCGACCGCCTCGCGGACGCCGTGAACCTCCACTTCGGCGCGACGCGCGCGGGGGACGGGGTCCCCGCGAGTGAAACGAGCGGGGGTTCGTCGTGCGAGCGCCGCGAGTACGACGGCATTACGTTCCAGCACGAAGTTCGGGACGGTCCCGCGACGGCCTCGTACGGCATCGAGGTCGCACAGACCGCGGGCGTGCCGGAAACGGTCGTCGAGCGCGCTCGCGAGTTCCTCGACGCGGTAGACGTGGACGAGCAGCACGCGGAACGGGACGCGGACGTGAACGAGGAGACTGAGACGAGCGCGACAGAAGTGGACGCCGAGGCCAACGAGTCGGCCGTCGAGTCTTCGCTCCGGGACGTGAACGTCGCGGAACTCACGCCCGT
- a CDS encoding CopD family protein codes for MSFDITVARVVHVVFGAAWTGSTLAVALFVVPAARRGVLDAAPVEWIADRFTKLSVVSVLAMLLTGGHLAGNLYTFEALAGSSRGHLVVGMTGLWLVLAGLAHVATSRLTAGHDVESAADSATPWFGAAAVVSVALLVLAGLL; via the coding sequence ATGAGCTTCGACATCACCGTCGCTCGAGTCGTCCACGTCGTCTTCGGCGCGGCGTGGACCGGGAGCACGCTCGCCGTCGCGCTGTTCGTCGTCCCCGCCGCCCGCCGTGGCGTGCTCGACGCCGCGCCCGTCGAGTGGATTGCCGACCGCTTCACGAAACTCAGCGTCGTCAGCGTCCTCGCGATGCTGTTGACCGGCGGCCACCTCGCCGGCAACCTCTACACGTTCGAGGCGTTGGCGGGCTCCTCGCGCGGCCACCTCGTCGTGGGGATGACTGGCCTCTGGCTGGTGCTCGCGGGGCTCGCGCACGTCGCGACGAGTCGCCTCACTGCCGGCCACGACGTCGAGTCTGCTGCCGACAGCGCGACACCGTGGTTCGGTGCGGCGGCCGTCGTGAGCGTCGCGCTGCTCGTGCTCGCCGGCCTGCTCTGA
- a CDS encoding MutS-related protein encodes MRLEEYWGVGPKTADKLETELGVPNAVDAIESANVRALVDAGISRGRATRILRRANGGEGMDALATDDARAVYKELVALAADYAVTPGAADRIRVRTPLTDRDEMTSRLDDVQAARETWARLDSETKQAVLDTFDAHDDAGDTQRAAVETALALQAAVSDDSGVFAAVTTLDRDALEDAAEALRHLTGDGVAAGADAKLDRLRERASDLERLERDTFDVLEDVRSQGVEGTDEFREAFVQYVGSEAGVEPRRVRNAMTADAADAADFVSTTLRALADDVREDEQDRENEVAAELRGAISNAREEVDAAVTAVSDLAVDVSLARFAEAHDLTRPEFVDADAIAVENARNLSLAADGGDVQPVTYAVGDHSLDPPNGDRVTVLTGANSGGKTTLLETLCQVAVLAAMGLPVPADRAELGPVDAVVFHRRHASFNAGVLEATLNSVVPPLAEGDRTLMLVDEFEAITEPGSAADLLHGLVTLTVDEQALGVFVTHLADDLEPLPDVARTDGIFAEGLSQDLDLLVDYQPRFGTVGKSTPEFIVSRLVADAGDRAERAGYETLARAVGEEAVQRTLADAEWSE; translated from the coding sequence ATGCGATTAGAGGAGTACTGGGGGGTCGGCCCGAAGACCGCCGACAAACTGGAGACCGAACTCGGCGTCCCCAACGCCGTCGACGCCATCGAGTCCGCGAACGTCCGCGCGCTCGTCGATGCCGGCATCTCGCGGGGCCGCGCGACGCGCATCCTGCGGCGCGCGAACGGCGGCGAGGGGATGGACGCGCTCGCGACCGACGACGCCCGCGCCGTCTATAAGGAACTGGTCGCACTCGCCGCCGACTACGCCGTCACGCCCGGCGCAGCGGACAGAATCCGCGTACGGACGCCGCTGACCGACCGCGACGAGATGACCTCGCGCCTCGACGACGTGCAGGCCGCCCGCGAGACGTGGGCACGTCTCGACAGCGAGACCAAGCAAGCCGTCCTCGACACGTTCGACGCGCACGACGACGCAGGGGACACACAACGCGCGGCGGTCGAGACCGCGCTCGCCCTGCAGGCCGCCGTCAGCGACGACTCCGGCGTATTCGCGGCGGTCACGACGCTCGACCGCGACGCGCTCGAAGACGCTGCCGAAGCGCTCCGCCACCTCACTGGCGACGGTGTGGCGGCCGGCGCGGACGCGAAACTCGACCGGCTCCGGGAGCGCGCCAGCGACCTCGAACGCCTCGAACGCGACACGTTCGACGTGCTCGAAGACGTGCGCTCGCAGGGCGTCGAGGGCACCGACGAGTTCCGCGAAGCGTTCGTCCAGTACGTCGGCAGCGAGGCCGGCGTCGAACCGCGCCGCGTGCGGAACGCCATGACCGCCGACGCCGCCGACGCCGCGGACTTCGTGAGTACGACGCTGCGCGCGCTCGCCGACGACGTCCGCGAGGACGAACAGGACCGCGAGAACGAGGTCGCGGCGGAGCTTCGAGGAGCTATCTCGAACGCGCGCGAGGAGGTCGACGCCGCGGTGACGGCCGTCAGCGACCTCGCGGTCGACGTCTCGCTCGCCCGGTTCGCGGAAGCTCACGACCTCACGCGCCCCGAGTTCGTGGACGCGGACGCCATCGCCGTCGAGAACGCGCGCAACCTCTCGCTCGCAGCGGACGGCGGGGACGTCCAGCCGGTGACGTACGCGGTCGGGGACCACTCCCTCGACCCGCCGAACGGCGACCGCGTCACCGTGCTCACGGGCGCGAACTCCGGCGGGAAGACGACGCTGCTGGAGACGCTCTGTCAGGTCGCCGTGCTCGCCGCGATGGGGCTGCCGGTGCCCGCCGACCGCGCCGAACTCGGCCCCGTCGACGCAGTCGTCTTCCACCGCCGCCACGCCTCGTTCAACGCCGGCGTGCTGGAGGCGACGCTGAACTCCGTCGTGCCGCCGCTGGCCGAGGGCGACCGCACGCTCATGCTCGTCGACGAGTTCGAGGCCATCACCGAACCCGGGAGCGCCGCCGACCTCCTCCACGGCCTCGTCACGCTCACCGTCGACGAGCAGGCGCTGGGGGTGTTCGTCACGCACCTCGCGGACGACCTCGAACCGCTCCCCGACGTCGCGCGGACCGACGGCATCTTCGCCGAAGGACTCAGTCAGGACCTCGACCTGCTCGTGGACTACCAGCCCCGCTTCGGCACCGTCGGAAAGTCCACGCCGGAGTTCATCGTCTCTCGGCTCGTCGCCGATGCCGGCGACCG